From the Papaver somniferum cultivar HN1 chromosome 2, ASM357369v1, whole genome shotgun sequence genome, the window TCGGAACTGAGGCAGAAGCTAAGGCAACCAGCCTGATGTGACTACCTTCCTTCTGAGCAGTAAGATGGTGGAACAGAGCAAGTTTACTATTTTCAAATCCCTACATGCACTTATCGAATTTAGTCACTAACTAAACCCTGAAGGCGAGATATGATCTTCTGTTCGCACTCGGAAAGAGAATCGTACTCCTTCACTAGATTATCATATGAAGACTTTAACTGCTTATGCTCCTCCAAGAGTTGGTTCCTATTTACAATAACCTTTATCTTACTCTGAATAATTCTTTCGTTCTCATAATTTATCTTTTTCACCTCTTCATCACGCTGACTCTTCAAGGAGCGACGAGATTCCTCTTGAACAGTGCAAGTCTGCTGCAACTTCAGATTCTGGCGAGTAAACATCGCCTTCTCATTCGCGAATGAGCGTTTTTCATCAGCAAGAGTTCGATTTTCATCTGATagggttcagtttctcacatcagAACTATATAATAACCCAGAAAGATTGTTTACTTGAGAGCCGAGAAAATCATCTTGATTATAGAGACACAAATTCTCAGTTTTTGGATTATCAATTTGGTCTAACAAATACGAGTGGTTATTGACTAattgatcgaattgactctgcaACCTCTCATTCTCAACGCGGGCATCCTCAGGAGAGTATTGGTATTCATACCTTTCCATGGCGCTCTTCCGGTTTAAAGCTTTACATATATGCGGACAATTTATGAATTGAAGGCGAGAGTAGAGTAAAATAAACAATACAAGCGAAAGAAGAGTGTGTTAACTCGGAGCTCTTGGTTCTTAGTACGCAGTTCCTCGGCTGCGGTAGTTTCGGACAAAAGATCTCCATTAAGAACAACCACTTCGCCCTGTAGCTTGGAGACTTGATGAGATAGATCTTTGATAATGTGGTTAGACTCATAAATTCAGTTTGTATCAGGCGGAGACGAGATTCCTAAGAGGATGCAACAAGAAAAGGTAAGGAAATGATAAAGCGGAAAATACAGCAGAGGAAATGAGAAACACATACCAAGCGATCAAGGGAAAGATGGATGCTTGGGTCTAGATTGGAGAAAATCTCACATCTGGCTGACTCTTCGGGTGGAGAATCGTATAGAAACTTTGTGAGAATACCGCAAACATTAGATAGATAAGGATAATTGCTAGACGAACCAACGGCTGTACAAATCTTCAACATTGAATCAACCCGGAACTAGTATCCACCAAAACATTTCttccagtgagagaagcctcgttAACCAACTGAATGGACGGTGCGACCGTAATAGTGTCTCGCGGAAAACCCGGAATAGTGTCAGTGGATCTGGAGAATACGAAAAGACAGGGTTGATACGATAGGTTAAGACTTCTCTTATCGCCGTTTCTTCCAGAAGATCAAtacgagaagaggcaaaatgtggaTACAAAATACCGCTCAACGAATAAGAATGCGAGAAAATCATTACTCAAAGGTGAAAGTAACAAGTCCATTATGTCATTACTGACGAGCGCAATGACGTCACAAGAATCACACTTTAACACAGGCGTGATAGTATCGCTCTCTCAAATCCGAATTAAGGGGCTTTATTACTTTTCCTGCACTCTGTAACCTCCTATAAAAGGAACCTGAGACCATCATAGAAAAGGGAGACCTTTTTGAGAGTTTGTGAGAGAAatttaagagagagaaaattatttgttttccaagttagggttttttcaAATTGCATTTGTATTTGTTCATGTTCTTAATAGAATTAACTTAGAGATTCTTCCACCATGTCTTAGATTTATTTGATAATATCACTTGGATGTGGTGGTGGGATTATCCGTAACTACATTCATTTTCTGGCAAGGCACATTTGACAGCTCTAATCTTGACTTCGCATGGTAACTCGGTTCAAATTTTAGATTGAAAGCTTTATTCGTTAGAGAACATGAAGGAATTTATCCAAAGAAGATTAAACAGCGATGTTACAACTTTATTGTCACTGAAATTTTAGTATACAGGATAATGATGCCTTTAGGATCAACAAGAATATATCCAGTACAAACATTTCCAGCTCTACTGCGTGTGATTAACGCTGGCGATATTTTCACGGCACGGTTTGAAATTTGTTATATATATACATAGCAATTAGTGTCATATTTCACTACGATATAGTTACTACTCTTAGATACTAGGATGTCAGCACGTTATGTACAGCCAGTTCGGTCTGAAAAGCCAATTACCATACTTAGCATCGATGGAGGTGGAGTCCGTGGAATTATACCTGCAACAATACTTGCGTTCCTTGAATCCGAACTTCAggtactcaaaaaaaaaaacacccccACATATTCAAGGTTTTCCTTGCCTACATAAAAATGATTACTCCAACTTTCCTTCAAAATGGAATTATATCTACGGGTTCTACTTCTTCTACAGTATGGTTAATTTTGATTGGAATGaaattcaaaatatttgtaaTATTCTTACATTTGTTTTAACAAAACAGAAACTCGATGGAAAAGAAGCAAGAATTGCTGATTACTTTGACTTGATAGCCGGCACAAGTACAGGAAGCCTTGTAACAGCAATGCTATCGACTCCCAAGGAAAACAATCGCCCACTATATGCTGCAAAAGACATCTGCCCTTTCTACTTCGGTGAGTGCCCAAAGATATTTTGTGAAGAATCAAAAGTGCATAGGCAAGCTACTAAACGGTACAAATTCCCTTGGTCTGACGATCCAAACTGGCTATCAGAAGTGACATGGAAAAAGATTGCCAGTACAGCATATGTATCGGTCAAATATTTCATGGCGTGGTTACCCACAGTGGTGTTTCATCCTAAATATGACGGAAAATACTTACGGATGATAACGAAGGACATTCTTGGAGGAAGAAAACTGAACGAAACGTTGACGAATGTGCTAATCACGAGTTTTGATATTAAACTTCTCCATCCGATCATTTTCTCCTCTTTTCAGGTCCGTTCGTCCGTTAACATTCTCGACTTTTCATTCTTTCTTCATTTTACTCCTCCCTAAAGTTGTTCACAAATGCAGGCAAAGAGATGCCACCAAGGTCGTATTGCTCTCTGACGTAGTAATTAGCTCATCAGCAGCACCTTATTTTCTCCCCCCACATTTTTTCCGTACCAACACGGCCATATACAACCTCGTTGATGGCGGGGTTGCAGCTAATAATCCTGTAAgttttaacaaattttatctaataGATACTTATGATGCTAGTTTACTAAATCAATTTAACTAATTGAATTTTTCGCAATAATTGCACAGACATTGCTTGCAATACGTGAAGCGACAAAGATAAATGGTAACCAGCAAAACTCATATTATAGTTCTCAAGATTATAGCAAGTACCTAGTTTTGTCTTTAGGCACCGGGTCTGCCAAAAGACAAGGATATGAAGTACAAAAGAGCCAGTGGGGTTTACTTGATTGGTTTGCTAGTGATAAAGGCACTCCTCCATTACTTGATGTCTTCTGTAATGCCATGGATGATATGGTTGATATTTACTTGTCCTTGATCTTCCCAACCCATCTTAACTGTAGCCGAAACTATCTCCGAATCCAGGTACAGTAAGTCAGTATTTTACACATGTATTCAATTCCCATATTCGgttaaatcaaacaaaaggttcCACAAAATGTGATTCAGTACAAACTTTGACAGCGTTATGACAAATATATGTGAACTGAGGCAGGATGACAACATGAAGGCTAATGAAACCTCAACAGATGATTCAAGcatggaaaatatgttgaggttAGAGAGGATTGGAAAAGCTCTCTTGGAGAAACGAGTTTCAATGACAAACTTGGACACTGGTTTACAAGAACCTGTCCAAGGGGCACGTTCTAATAAAGATGCCTTAATCGAGTAAATTTTCTAACTCAATTTTAACTTCTATCCTTATTGCTCATTAGTTTCCTTCCTTTCTCAACAAGTAATGCATTATAAAAAAAAGATTGAAGCAGTGCATTATAAAATGATGGACAACAGTACATTTAagttttttttaatttacttCAATCTATATTATTATGCAGATTTTCTGGAAGATTATCAGCAGAAAGGCGACGACGAATGGCCACTGTTAACTATTGATATGTTCGACAGCAACATTAAGAAACCCCAATTATGGAGAGTTTTGGACATTATATATGTCATTATAGGAACCGTACGTCACTGACTCTACCCTAGCAGCCTAGCTAGCTAGCAGTCACCTTACAAAGATAAATAATGCCGTCAAATTGCATTATGTTGTAGGGGAGGATGTTGTCACACCTCTTGAACCTCCACTGACACTATCTAGTTACCATCAAATCAGTCTGAAAGTGTAATTAGGTTTCCTCTTCAGTTATATCCtcattttcaaaaaaagaaacctTCTTCTGCTGTTGGTGTGGTTGATAAAGTTTTGATAAGGTTTCTTCTTCTGTTGTAAGTGTCGTGTCTTTCTCGGTCTCTTGCAAGAACAAGCACACAACGGTGATGTCATCCACTTTCGAAGAAGGGTAATAACGTTTCCATGCTACAGTGGCTGCTTGCACAATTGTTTGTGCTGCCTCTTCCTTGTTCTTCACCGCCCATATAATTGATGAAACCTCCTCGTTACTAAGGACATCCCACacctgcaaaaaaaataaaaaataaagtcacatacacaaattaaaaaaaaaaatgcgaATGAACGCCCAGCTGAGGCAGTTAAAGAATTGCAGTTATCAGAGTAATGGAATCCAGCCAGCTTACTCCATCAGTGGCAAGAACAAGAAACTGATCTTGTATGGTTAAACGCTGGTGTGTTATCTGAGGGATTGCAATTACGCCGTAATCCTTGAGATAGAAGTCTCCAAAAGCTCGTGTCATAGCAAGGCTCATGTACTCCGCGGAGGCTGACCAAACACGATGAACATTTGGTTCATCCTTATTCGGGATAGTCCTTCCCCCGCATTTTCTTATTCTTTCTGCTTCCTCTGCTCAAGCAACAGATTCAAACCAATCATAAACACTATATATGAGTACCTAATATTTGAAATCATAATGAAAAAGAGAGATGTGAATAGAGTTGTGGAGATGACTTACTTGGCAAGTCAGGTTTCTGATCAACAGTTAATTGTACAGCTTTCAGCTCACCATTCTCTGAAAGGGTTCCCATTATTGCCCTTGAATCTCCAAGATTAGCTATTAAAAGATCTTGATCCTGCTCATTAAGTCAACTTCATAAGTTTCTGCATTCTTGAAATGAGAAGGTCTAGTTGCATACttcaaattaacaaaaaaaatattctttaagATTACCTGCTTTAACAAGGTAACTGCAGTAGTCCCACTGCATGAACAATCGAAGTCCTTCTGAAGCTTAAGTTCTCTATCCATAACCTTGAAAGCACCAACACATTCTCTTCTCCATTCGTTAGGCATGTAAGTACTTACTAATTCACTCTCCCCTTCAAACATTCTATAACCCTCTTGCTCTAACAAGAGTTTTGGTAATCTATTTACTACTAATCTACTCCCTTTATGACCATTTACTCCATGCCCATCAAATACTCCAAAGAATTACCCTCCTCCCTTGCCAAATTTCTACAAAACCGAAAAAACCAATATCTGTTAACAAATTATATATAATCTTCAAAATTTGAAGTTTTAGAGATAGAGGGGGAGAGAAAGAGAGACCTTATAAAAGAGTGCAGAATCTTGGTTAACTTCATTGGTACCTTGTTGTGAAAAAACAGAAACCAATGTATTTGATACCTTATGAGATGTATTAGAATTATTATCTTCAATGATTAatacatttttttcattttcattcgtCTTTTGGATCTGTGGAGATGGACCTGATATACACATACCCATACTAATCTATGTGATCAGTTCTAAGAAGATATTGTGAAGTTTTGCTCAACCTTCTTCCCCTCTTTCTCTAAAAGAAGTGGAAATTATAGTAACTTGCAAGAAGTTGAGCATTAGTGCTTGCATCAGCAACTAAAAGGATATTCGATTCTGGAAGCAGTAGTTTACTTAGAACTAGCTCAGGGTCGTCTATGAAAGTTGAAATAACCCAGTTCCAAACTTTTTTAATGACCAAAATGTCAATTTGTTTAGTAGCCCAAGAATCATCAAGCAGGCAATTAGTTACAAAGTCAACTTTCTTTAATAAGAGCTTCCATCAAAGCAAGCTGTTGATAAGACCTTATCAGATGCATAAACTTGCATTTTTGGCTCTTGTTCAGTATCAAAGTGTACCTTTTTCATATGCATACAAGACTTCACCCGTACAAAGTTATTATACAGTGGAGGATGAGGGCCGATTCGCAGAGGGCCGAAGATGATGTTGATGCAATCCAGTAAATTGTGGAGAGAGTCCCGTATTTTAGGTTCCCCATGTCCCGCACCCATTATCTATATCAAGGAAAATTGGAACCTTGTGATTGTAATTCTGTCATGAATGGATCTGAATTAAGCATATACGCCATGGCGCGCGATATGACATCATTTgctgataagagaaactaagactAAACATATTTTAAGCTCCTAACTTCaaatcattaacaaaagttagaaGACAAGTTGAGATTAAGACTTAAGTACTCATCGAGCACATAAGCATTACAAAGTTGAAGACaaagaaacaaatcttccaaatatCTTTTTGTTTATTggagtggtaccaaagaaaaaaATGGGCAACTtctttaattaaatttgtttataaattaaCCCTTTCTTGTAACTAATCTAACTTTGGTACCATTGTACGTAGCTATATACGTAGTCTAATCTGATGATATAGACTAACTATATACTACCAGAACTATATATAAGTAGCTATACTAATTAACTGCTTTTCTGTAGCTTTACTTTACAAAGGGAATACGAAGAGTCATATGCATATACTACTATTAATTAAGTATATAGTTGTTGGGGAGAAAAAAAGGCACTTCATTTCTATCTTAAAGTTGTTACTGTACAACAAACTGAACAACTCCTTTTATAGGGGTAAAAGCATGATGAATTAGAATCTTGATAAAACACGTACATAGGCCGGTGTCATTGATATATTTGGACACCTGTCTTTATGGTGAGTCAGCCACATCAATAGACATATCACATAACATtctcccttggatgaccaccattctATATATGTTGTCTCATTAATACTTTGCCAGAAAAATCCAACCGGGACAAAAACTTGAACGATGGAAGCTTGCTTacgtaacactcccccttgggcCACCATTTCTAAGAAcgttgtctcgttaaaaccttaccggtaaaacccagtgggacaaaacccggacgaaggaaaaagagtacaacaaaaaTCTTAGAACGGTGTTGGACACGcgtatgctgcctcgttaaaaccttgacaaggaaaacccagtgggacaaaaaccttggcgaaggaaaaagagtacagcgcGTTATAGTCCAAAACTCCCCCTGAACAAAACCTCCGTTAATTTGTCTGCTTGTACATGTGGCGCATTCCGATTCCATATACCAACTTCCGAAAAACTTTAGTCGACAGAGACTTGGTGAATAGATCAGCATAATTCTCACAAGATTGTATCTTCTGGATATCAATCTCCTTATTTTTCTGAAGGTGGTGAGAATAAAATAACTTCGGTGAAATGTTCTTTACTCTATCACCCTTGATGTAGCCTTCTTTCATTTTTGCTATGCACGCCGAGTTGTCTTCACAAATTGTCGTTGGTACAATAGTTATGGAAGTCAGACCGCAAGAGCTTCTGATGTGTTCGATTAATGACCGCAACCATACACATTCTCTACTTGTTTCATGGAGAGCAATTATCTCGGAGTGATTCGAGGAAGTCGCTGGGATGCTCTGCTTACAGGAACGCCATGAGATTGCAGTACCGCCAATGGTAAAAGCGTACCCTGTCTGAGAGATTCCTTTGTGCGGATCTGATAGATATCCAGCATCCGTATATCCTGTTATTTGTGGATAGTGTAAAGAATCTTTCGAGTAGAATAAACCCATGTCAGTAGTACCACGAAGGTAACGGAAAATCTATTTTACCCCTGTCCAATGTCTTTTTGTTGGCGCAGAACTATACCTGGCTAATAAAtttactgcaaaagaaatatcGGGCCTGGTACATTAAGCTAAATATAATAAAGCCCCAATTGCACTTAAGTATGGTACTTCCGGACCAAGAAGTGTTTCATCCTCCTCTTTAGGACGAAATGGATATCTTTTGGGATCAAGGGATCTTACAACCATTGGGGTGCTAAGCGGATATGTTTCGTTCATTTTAAAACATTTCAAGATTTTCTCTGTGTAAGTGGATTGATGAACAAGAATTCCGCTTTCATAATGCTCAAGTTGTAGGCCAAGACAAAATTTTGTTTTACCGAgatctttcatctcgaactcCTTCTTTAAGCATTCAATTGCTTTGGAGAGTTCACCAGGAGTTCCGATTAAattgatgtcatctacatatacaaCTATTATTGCAATTCCAGATTCTGTCTTTTTAATAAATACACATGGTCAAATAGGATTGTTTACATATCCCTCTTTTATTAGGTATTCACTGAGGCGATTATACCACATTCGCCCggattgtttcaatccatatagaGCTCTATTTAATTTTAGTGAATACATATGACGTGGTTTCCCTTCAGGTAATTTGAATCCTTCCGGAAGTTTCATATAAATATCTGTATCTAGCTTGCCATATAGATACGCAGTGACCACGTCCATTAGATGCATGTCAAACCTTTCATAGACTTCCAGACTAATTAAATATCGAAAGGTAATTGCATCCATAACAGGGGAGTATGTCTCTTCATAGTCAATCCCAGGTTTTTGTAGGAAACCCTTTGCCACTAGTCGTGCTTTATAGCGAACGACTTCATTTCTCTCATTACGCTTTCTTACAAACACCCATTTGTAATCTACAGGATTcacattttctggtgtctgtattgggCGCCCAAAAACGTTGCGTTTAGAGAGAGATTCCAATTCATCTTGGATTGCCACTTTCCATTTAGGCCAGTCGTCTCTTTGTCGACATTCTTCTATAGAGTGTGGTAATATCATCATTATCTGTGGCGATTTCAGTAGCTACTGATAATGAAAATATATTGTCGACAATTATTGTATTACGATCCCACACTTCTCTGTCGCATGCATAATTTATGGAAATTTCCTCATTCACAGGTACCTGTGTCTCAGCGGAGACTTTATTCTCTTCAGGAGGTTCATCAGAGAAAGTGGATCGTTCTTTGATTGTCTCTTCAGGAGCACTATCTGTACCCTCTTCAGGAGCACTACCTTTGATTGAGAAGGAttgtctcttcctctttcgagggACAGAATATTTTGAACCAATTGGTCGTCCACGCTTCAGGCGTGGCTTTGATGACTCGTTTGCCGCTGGGCTCCCAATTTGTCCCGTCGGTACATCAATCCGAGCTGGAGCATTTCTAGCAGGCACATAGGATTTTGTAATTCGACCAATATCagtaaatgcatcaggcatttGGTTTGCAATATTTTGCAGATGTATAATCTTTTGCACCTCAATTTCAGATTGATTAGTGCAAGGGTCAAGATGAGACAGACTTGGTGTGTACCAAGATATTTCACGCCGTTCTTTTGACATCTTATAAtctccccctaacggcgggaaaAGTGTCTCATCAAAATGACAATCTGCAAATCTGGCTGTAAAGACATCACCTGTTAAAGGCTCTAAATACCTTATAATATACGgtgaatcaaaaccaacataAATACCAAGGAGACGTTGTTGACCGAATTTAGTGCGTTATGGTGGTGCAATAGGCACATAAACAACACAACCAAAGACACGTAAGTGCGAAATATCTGGTTGCTTCCCCAAGACAAGTTGTAGAGGGGAGTATTGATGGCTAGCAGTTGGTCGAAGTCGGACTAAAGCCGCTACGTGCAAAATAGCATGTCCCCATGCAGAAACTGGTAATTTAGTCCTcataagcatgggtcgagcaaccaACTGAAGATGCTTTATAAAAGACTCAGCTAATCCATTCTAAGTGTGCACATGTGCTACAGAATGCTCGACATCAATACCAACTGAAAGGCAATAAGCATCAAAAGCCTTAGATGTAAATTCACTAGCGCCATCAAGCCGAATGGACTTAATAGGAAAGTCCGGAAAATGGGCTCGCAACCGAATAATTTGGGCAAGCAGTCTGGCAAATGCAACATTACGTGTTGATAATAAGCAGACATGAGACCATCTAGCAGATGCGTCTATCAATACCATAAAGTATTGAAATGGTCCACAGTGTGGGTGGATAGGCCCACAAATGTCACCATGTATCCTCTGTAGGAATGTTGGTGACTCAATAATAACTTTGGTTAAGGATGGTTTTATAACCAGTTTTCCTAGGGAACAAGCAACACAATTCATATCCTTAGTTAACAAAAGCTTTTGGTTTTGTAACggatgtccatgagcattttgTATTATTCTACTCATCATGGTAGAACCTGGGTGTCCAAGCCGGTCATGCCAAAGCTTGAATAATTcagggtcattaaacttctggttAATGACAATATGAGATTCGACTATTCGAATTCTCGTAAGATATAACCCAGAAGAGATGGCCTTAAGCCTCTCCACAACGTGCTTCTGGCACGAGGCAGATGAAGTAATATACAGGTACTCCATATTATGCTCATCCGTTGTTTCAAGGTGGTAACCATTACGCCGAATATCTTTAAAACTCAACAGATTCCTTTGGGATCTGGTAGAATATAAGGCGTCTTCAATAATTAATTTTGTACCTCCTGATAGaatgatacacgctcttccgGAGTCGTCTATCATATTACTCGAACCCGAAATGGTATTCACATTACCTTTAAACCTCTTCAAGTTTATAAAATATTTATGGGTTCGAAAAATTGTGTTTGTTGTTCCACtgtcaaccaaacaaacatctcCATCGTCCATTTTGGATAGATTACTTCTGGAATCCATATCCTTCAACACAAATAGACGAGAGAA encodes:
- the LOC113346957 gene encoding patatin-like protein 2, whose amino-acid sequence is MSARYVQPVRSEKPITILSIDGGGVRGIIPATILAFLESELQKLDGKEARIADYFDLIAGTSTGSLVTAMLSTPKENNRPLYAAKDICPFYFGECPKIFCEESKVHRQATKRYKFPWSDDPNWLSEVTWKKIASTAYVSVKYFMAWLPTVVFHPKYDGKYLRMITKDILGGRKLNETLTNVLITSFDIKLLHPIIFSSFQVRSDATKVVLLSDVVISSSAAPYFLPPHFFRTNTAIYNLVDGGVAANNPTLLAIREATKINGNQQNSYYSSQDYSKYLVLSLGTGSAKRQGYEVQKSQWGLLDWFASDKGTPPLLDVFCNAMDDMVDIYLSLIFPTHLNCSRNYLRIQDDNMKANETSTDDSSMENMLRLERIGKALLEKRVSMTNLDTGLQEPVQGARSNKDALIEFSGRLSAERRRRMATVNY
- the LOC113350666 gene encoding probable protein phosphatase 2C 72, whose translation is MFEGESELVSTYMPNEWRRECVGAFKVMDRELKLQKDFDCSCSGTTAVTLLKQDQDLLIANLGDSRAIMGTLSENGELKAVQLTVDQKPDLPKEAERIRKCGGRTIPNKDEPNVHRVWSASAEYMSLAMTRAFGDFYLKDYGVIAIPQITHQRLTIQDQFLVLATDGVWDVLSNEEVSSIIWAVKNKEEAAQTIVQAATVAWKRYYPSSKVDDITVVCLFLQETEKDTTLTTEEETLSKLYQPHQQQKKVSFFENEDITEEET